From bacterium, a single genomic window includes:
- a CDS encoding MBL fold metallo-hydrolase — protein MRALLVDCGPTTLPMLKGMDFDMEKIDLVLLTHLHGDHIAGIPFLFLEYQYGTKRDRPFTVAGPPGTEEVCEALYQSCYPGTAEKSGRKFDVRYRTLREGETAQIEEIRVRTERMIHGSHVIPYGYRIEWQGKAIGWSGDTEWTEALTRLAEGTDLFICECFTAGREIPGHLSAEVLEGEVHQLK, from the coding sequence GTGCGGGCGCTTCTGGTGGATTGCGGCCCGACCACCCTGCCGATGCTGAAGGGGATGGATTTCGACATGGAGAAGATCGACCTCGTGCTTCTCACCCACCTGCACGGCGATCACATCGCGGGGATCCCCTTTCTTTTTCTGGAATACCAATACGGCACCAAACGAGATCGCCCCTTCACCGTTGCGGGCCCGCCCGGTACCGAGGAAGTCTGCGAGGCGCTCTATCAGAGCTGCTACCCCGGCACCGCCGAAAAGAGCGGCCGGAAATTCGACGTGCGCTACCGGACTTTGCGTGAAGGCGAAACCGCCCAAATCGAAGAAATCCGCGTGCGGACCGAGCGCATGATCCATGGCAGCCATGTCATCCCTTACGGCTACCGCATTGAATGGCAAGGGAAAGCCATCGGCTGGAGCGGCGACACCGAATGGACCGAGGCGCTCACCCGGCTCGCCGAGGGAACGGATCTTTTCATCTGTGAATGCTTCACTGCCGGAAGGGAGATCCCCGGGCATCTTTCCGCCGAGGTCCTGGAGGGGGAGGTCCATCAGCTGAAA
- a CDS encoding HDOD domain-containing protein → MTLDLAYFRNKVENLEGLPTLPGVVAKLSALVEKPNTSTAQVGEMISADQVLSAKVLRLINSAFFGFPGKIGTVTHALVLLGFNAVKGLVLTASVFDIMAGEMLALWMHSLGVSVTAGLIARRIGLPDPEEVQVAGLLHDIGKVVLKVEEPDYFDLVNAKVAESNLLFMEAEAEIVGFTHTKTAEWLCDKWNLPASIRDPITLHHDPLKAGESAETTYVVHMADILVRALGFGSGGDKRIPPLNREVVKGLGLSLSSVEEILREMEEEFVKAGDLIPSD, encoded by the coding sequence TTGACGCTCGATCTGGCCTACTTTCGAAACAAGGTCGAAAACCTGGAGGGCCTGCCGACTCTTCCCGGCGTCGTGGCCAAGCTGTCCGCCCTCGTGGAGAAACCCAACACGAGTACCGCACAGGTCGGGGAGATGATTTCGGCCGATCAGGTGCTCTCCGCCAAGGTCCTGCGCCTGATCAACTCGGCTTTTTTCGGATTTCCCGGAAAAATCGGCACCGTCACGCACGCGCTCGTTCTGCTCGGCTTCAACGCCGTAAAGGGGCTGGTGCTGACCGCTTCCGTATTCGACATCATGGCCGGAGAGATGCTGGCCCTCTGGATGCACTCGCTCGGAGTGTCGGTGACCGCCGGTCTCATCGCGCGCCGCATCGGGCTCCCCGATCCGGAAGAAGTCCAGGTCGCGGGCCTGCTTCACGATATCGGCAAGGTTGTCCTGAAAGTCGAGGAGCCGGACTACTTCGATCTGGTAAACGCCAAGGTCGCCGAATCCAACCTCCTTTTCATGGAGGCCGAAGCGGAGATCGTGGGATTTACCCATACGAAAACGGCTGAATGGCTCTGCGACAAATGGAATCTGCCCGCCTCCATCCGCGATCCCATTACCCTTCACCATGACCCCCTCAAGGCGGGCGAATCGGCCGAAACCACCTATGTCGTCCACATGGCGGACATTCTGGTACGCGCCCTGGGCTTCGGGAGCGGAGGCGACAAGCGCATCCCGCCGCTGAACCGGGAGGTGGTCAAAGGCCTGGGCCTTTCGCTCTCGTCTGTAGAGGAGATCCTCCGGGAAATGGAAGAGGAATTCGTCAAGGCCGGCGATCTGATTCCTTCCGACTGA